GCTAACGGACAACACTGAAAAGTGttcagtgaggaagaggagggggagcaaggggaagaggaggagggggggtgggggcacagAGAGATTACGACGTTGGAGAGAAACTGCTGCGAGTCGATtcggggattgtgtgtgtgggttcatagtgtgtgtggggggggggggggggggggggaccaactGACAGCCAGATGAAACAAGCGGAAagtccacacgcagacacttcagCATCTTCACCCCCTCTGCCACCAACTCGTCCCCTTCTTTAGCCCCTCCCACTCAGCTAAGACAGTGGTAGAACAGCTGAGggtccgagggggggggggggggggggggggggggtgacaaaGGAAGAGGGGTGATAGAGATATACAGAAGGAGCCAGAAACAGAGGTGCGGCGGTCATTAGCAGCCACAGCCTTCCCTCTGGGGTGTTGGCTCACTGGTGAGCCGGCCCCCCTGCGGGGCCGAGGGCTTATGCTGGACCCCCGACTCAGCGGCGTTCAGGTCCAGGCTGCCGTCCTGGATGTTCTGGTAGATCTTCTTAGCGGCCTCCAGGAACGCATCCTCCACGTTTTCACcgctacatacacacacacacacacacacacacactttgtaaaGTCACCGGAATACATTTGCGGGTAACAGAAATCATTCAATTTAGAAACGAGGACCAATGGAGAAGAGCCTTACGTTTTTGCACTGGCCTCCAGGAATAACAGACCTGTGGGTTGATACAGAACATAACTTTAATGTCAACACTGCATCTCACCCCGTCAGCCTGTTTGAGGCCTCGTCTGTTTATGTTGAGGTTTAATGATCGCACAATGCTGTCattgttctgtctctctttggaTTACATGTTGCTTTGGTGTCACATGACCACAAAATACAAGTTTCATATATGTCGAAACagattcaacacacacacacacacacacacacacacacacacacacacacacacacacacacacacacacacacacacacacacacacacacacacacacacacacacacacacacacacacacacacacacacacaccgttctcCTCAGCAAACTGCTTGGCCTCGTCGTAGGTGACGTCTCTCTGGGCCTCCAGGTCGGCCTTGTTACCTATCAGGATGATCACCTGAGGACACACGGACAAACGGTCAACACTGAACCGCTCGACTTGTTATTCATAGAGAAAAAGAGGATCATTTTAGTTTCCTAAATCAATGACTGGTAAGGAGTCCGTGTTAAATAAGACATCAATAGCACCATCTTGTGGCATTTCTATATAATCAGGACATTAAGGACCATTGTTTTAAGCAATGACTACGGTTATCTTTTTCATTCTCTGTAAACATCTGGACAGTAAATCCCTGTAACCGAATAATTACTTATTAAGAACACTAAAGTGAGTATTCAATTGACTGAGGTCCATTTGATTTCAGAAAATGTACAGCCTTCATCAGGAGCAAGCTCCTGGACGTGTTGTGAACTACTTTGAAGGCTCGCAACATTCAGAGTCGTTTGATTTACAGTTCAAAATCAAATTCACAATAAAGCCAATCGACGGTATTGGGAGGAGATTCTAAGGACAACTAACTAACATGGTGATTTAATAGAGTCGGATACAAAagcaagaataaaataaaaagacagaTCAAGGTTTATGATGTCGTCCTCGTACGACACAGGCTCATCCAACACCACAGCCTGGAGGACATGAGCTTAGTAAAGTAGAGACAGGAGCTTACTGTATTGTTAGTTAGGTTAGTACAGTAGAGACAGCTTACTGTACTCACTGTATTGGGGTTGGTGAGGTTAGTACAGCAGCTTACTGTACTCACTGTAGTGGGGTTGGTGAGGTTAGTACAGTATAGAGGCAGCTTACTGTACTCACTGTAGTGGGGTTAGTGAGGTCAGTACAGTAAAGAGGCAGCTTACTGTACTCACTGTATTGGGGTTGGTGAGGTTAGTACAGCAGCTTACTGTACACAATGTATTGGGTTGGTGAGGTTAGTACAGCAGCTTACTGTACTCACTGTATTGGGGTTGGCGAGGTTAGTACAGCAGCTTACTGTACACAATGTATTGGGTTGGTGAGGTTAGTACAGCAGCTTACTGTACTCACTGTATCGGGGTTGGTGAGGTTAGTACAGCAGCTTACTGTACACAATGTATTGGGTTGGTGAGGTTAGTACAGTAGCTTAATGTACTCACTGTATTGGGTTGGTGAGGTTACAGCAGCTTACTGTACTCACTGTATTGGGGTTGGTGAGGTTAGTACAGCAGCTTACTGTACACAATGTATTGGGTTGGTGAGGTTAGTTCAGTAGCTTACTGTACTCACTGTATTGGGTTGGTGAGGTTAGTACAGCAGCTTACTGTACTCACTGTATTGGGTTGGTGAGGTTAGTACAGCAGCTTACTGTACTCACTGTATTGGGTTGGTGAGGTTAGTACAGCAGCTTACTGTACTCACTGTATTGGGTTGGTGAGGTTAGTACAGTAGCTTACTGTACTCACTGTATTGGGTTGGTGAGGTTAGTACAGCAGCTTAATGTACACAATGTTTTGGGTTGGTGAGGTTAGTACAGCAGCTTACTGTACTCACTGTATTGGGTTGGTGAGGTTAGTACAGTAGCTTACTGTACTCACTGTATTGGGTTGGTGAGGTTAGTACAGCAGCTTACTGTACTCACTGTATTGGGGTTGGTGAGGTTCCTGGCGTCAGTCAGCCAGCTGCTGAGATGGTTGTAGGTGCTTCTCCTGTGCGACAGCAAACAGAACAAACCGTTACTCTGACCGCACACCACCTCACTCCAGATAAGAATGCCATGAAACCCCATGCCCAGTCTGATGGTGTGGTGTGAGCGTGTCACTGTGGTTACCTGGTGATGTCGTAGACCATGAGAGCTCCGGCGGCCCCCCGGTAGTAAGAGCGTGTGACGGCCCTGAAGCGCTCCTGGCCTGCCGTGTCCCAGATCTGGAGCTTGATCTTCTGCCCGCTCACCTCCATGATCCGCGTCCCGAACTCAACGCCAATGGTGTGAGGGCAGTCCGCCATGACTGGAGACAGCAGGGGGTACCGGGCTCACACCTTACACTCACACTGAGGTCTGAAGGCAGACCTCTGGGCTCAGAACCTAACACCCAGACTGAGGTTTGACAGCAGACACACTCAGGTCTGGGTGACAAGGTGTTCACTTTCCTTCATAGTCATTTAGAACCATCATGTTCAGACTTAACCTAGACTCCACAaagccaccccctcccacccctcctacttattgtaggttgtacttcctggcacttaatgtacgaaTTTATTGCATGTAGTAACTtcagttatagtacttagttgtgtagcctcttatcctagctatctttgttgtacacagggaatgggttaacctagatatggttagtgcttggcacttggttctatgaacttactgtaccgacagcaatatactgttgtttctctttcttctgacaaatgtatctattgtaagtcgctttggacaaaagattccaaatcccctaaatgtaatgtTGCTGTAAGCATGGCTCGCTGTTGACCACTGTAAAAAGACACTTATTACAATGATCTTGAAAGCTTCATCCACATGTTGTCATGTTCTGGTTTATTCTGGTGGTTTCCTGCTGCTAGTGGAGCGTGTCCACTAGCACCAGACCCATCACCTTTCTTCATGTTGAGTTTTTGCTTGCCTTAATGCCTTCATTATTCTCCCTACATTACAATTCACATAGTTGGCAAGGATAGAGTGAAACACTCACTATGCATAATGAAAATACCCGCaaagttattatttattatgaaatATGAATCAGAATGTAATCTATACGTTAAACCACTCtattcaatataaaaaaaacaatgaatcaataaaataaatcaagcCAACAAGGCCCAGGTGTCATTTAACAACAGATCAACCTCATGCCTTCAGCGTTCTGAAGTCCACCCCGAGAGCAAGATGCAGGGCTCATGTCAGCCACAGCTGGTGAACATCATTCAGTCAAGGATCCCAAATCACACATCCCACTCCTTACAATGTATTAATGACAACCACAACGCATCCAATCAACGCACATTCAAAAGCAGGTTCTAacgcagctgtgtgtgtgtgtgtgtgtgtgtgtgtgtgtgtgtgtgtgtgtgtgtgtgtgtgtgtgtgtgtgtgtgtgtgtgtgtgtgtgtgtgtgtgtgtgtgtgtgtgtgtgtgtttgtgtgtgtgtgtgtgtgtgtgtgtgtgtgttgttcctgGTCTGAAGCGGATGAACACATCCTCTGCTCTACCTCCTTAATGGAGGCGGTAAATAACACTCAGCTGAATGGTAATTGGGCTGCTGcagctgacacacacgcacacacacgggtgaGCCAGGGACACAGAGGAGGGAGTGTGATGCCATACTGAGAGGatcttttcgtgtgtgtgtgtgtgtgtgtgtgtgtgtgtgtgtgtgtgtgtgtgtgtgtgtgtgtgtgtgtgtgtgtgtgtgtgtgtgtgtgtgtgtgtgtgtgtgtgtgcaggcagtAAAGGCAGTACTTACATTTCTTCTCTGTGAACTGATGGAGCAAACATGACTTCCCTACCCCCATGTCACCtgcagggaaggagagggagagtgagagagggtgagggagagagagagggtgagggagagagagagggtgagggagagggagagcgagatcACTAACAGCCCCGCCTACTGCACACATGACAGTAGTAGTTTCAGTACGTTTGGTGCATTGAGCTACAGTCTAGTACCCATCACTTTTCTGGACAAATCAAGCCTCCTTAGAACCCTCCCTCATTGTAAAAGTCCTTGGCAAGTCCAGACACTAGAGGGTCTATAGCCTGGTCTATAGGTTCATCACAGGGAAGACCAGTCTTGGCATCATGTGATGTTATAACAGAACTACCAGGGGCTAGTGTCAACAGGAGGAAGGTGAAAACacagggcagtgtgtgtgtgtgtgtgtgtgtgtgtgtgtgtgtgtgtgtgtgtgtgtgtgtgtgtgtgtgtgtgtgtgtgtgtgtgtgtgtgtgtgtgtgtgtgtgtgtgtgtgtgtgtgtgtgtgtgtgtgtgtgtgtctgggttgaGATCGACAGCTGATCGACCACAGCCAGGAATTTAGACACAAGTTACCCTGTGAACACAATGGAAGTGTGTCCACAATACAGAGAGTCTTCTTATGAGAGTCAGTTTTCATTGATGACTGGTATTCTGAGACTCCTTATCAGAGTCAGTTCTAACTGATGACTGGTACTCTGAGTCTTCTTATGAGAGTCAGTTCTCATTGATGAATCAGATACGGGTCTTCCAGTCTTATGCATGTCTGAAGGGTCTTAAACATAAAACTTTTGACATCTACAAATATTCTCAACCCGTTATCTGAATGGTTGAACTGAAAAGCATTAGATGCTTAAATTGACATCACAACAAAATGATAAATTatgtacatacatttttttcgATTCGATACGTTTGCGTAAAAAgctgaaatatatttttgttttatttagctGCCATTATCTTTTATGTGTCTTGGAGACGCTGTTATGAATATTAACCTGCTTCAGCAGATAGCCATAAGTAGCACAAGTCCAATACTATCATAAGTCCATTCCGATCACGGTTTCTTGCTGGGTTCACTTACCGATGATGATGTATTTGAAGATGTAGGAGTAATTGTACGGGGCGGTGGCCATCGTGGCTCTGAAACAGATATAGGGAAAACTGATGTCAGATAAAAAAATACCAtcaggttgtggtggttgtgttcCAGAATGTCAGGCCTGAATACCAAAGCTTCCTCAGGTGATGAGGGGCTAAtcaacacggggggggggggaagacataTAGCAGTAGGGTTCAATCGATGTACTTAATATGTGAATGGCGTGGGAGTGCTTTTTTTTCTGGAAGCAAGTTGACCACCCTGCTGACACCCTGTAGCTTGAAACTACCGTACAAAGCTGCCATCCGGAATTTGTTTTGAAACGTACAGCCTAAACTGACATTACACCGCTGCGGTGGGTAAGGGTAATAAAAACTTGCTActctgtcatttttttttaccaattgtTGTGTATTGTTAGACATCTCATAGCAGTCGAGGAAGGCACCGTGTTTAACAGACATGTTACACCAAAGAACCAGGTGTTTAGGAGGAGATGCTTTTAGGGGTAATGGCTTTTTGGCAAAGATTGAGTTAATTAAGTCGACAATAGAGTTGCAGATATTGGGGATCACACCCAGAACCTATGACTAAGGCTACAGTTCCTGCAACCTGCTCTCCCTGTTGAACTGAACAACATCCCACTACTTACACAGAATGATGGAAACCCGATCAAAGGGACATACACTGTGGAACTCCCCAGAGGGTCCGATAATGTTTTCAAACTGTAGGATAGGGCGCGAGACGACCCTAACCTAGCATGCGAGTCCCTTGGAAAATCAATAGattgggcctaaaaaaaaatttgtttggttccggtttccgaccgaccctgtcaatatatgtgcgacccaaattattttatgagctttataaaaaaaaaaaaaaaaaaaaaaaaaatgaatgccaACTAtgattacgtttttgtacagcacctcttcattctgtacaaggatgagcgaattttctcgtttttaaatgaaaacaacctacctatcattcgctgccgctggaaaaaataaaataaattccctacctacccatgacctcaactgacaaccaacaggaaccaaacctttttttttttttaggccctgtATCACATTAATAAATTATGGTGAACATCCACTAAATACCTATTGCTCCTTCCGCTTGGCTTGCAAGTACATTTTCAACCTCAATTCAAAGCCATTATACTTTCCAGGTAAATCAACTAGACTAAAGatctttaaatgtattaatt
The nucleotide sequence above comes from Gadus chalcogrammus isolate NIFS_2021 chromosome 4, NIFS_Gcha_1.0, whole genome shotgun sequence. Encoded proteins:
- the rab14l gene encoding RAB14, member RAS oncogene family, like — translated: MATAPYNYSYIFKYIIIGDMGVGKSCLLHQFTEKKFMADCPHTIGVEFGTRIMEVSGQKIKLQIWDTAGQERFRAVTRSYYRGAAGALMVYDITRRSTYNHLSSWLTDARNLTNPNTVIILIGNKADLEAQRDVTYDEAKQFAEENGLLFLEASAKTGENVEDAFLEAAKKIYQNIQDGSLDLNAAESGVQHKPSAPQGGRLTSEPTPQREGCGC